From Pseudomonas sp. CCI4.2, one genomic window encodes:
- a CDS encoding SDR family oxidoreductase — protein MPIALITGCSSGIGRALAQVFKTAGYEVWATARKADDVAALTAAGFSAVDLDVNDGAALERLAMKLGAYGGLDLLINNAGYGAMGPLLDGGVDAMRRQFETNVFSVVGVTQALLPLLRQSKGMVVNIGSVSGVLVTPFAGAYCASKAAVHALSDALRLELAPFGIKVMEVQPGAIDTRFASNASREAELLIAESSPWWPLREAIRARANASQGNPTSATAFARDLLSAVQKDKPPRLLRLGNGCRAMPLIAWLVPKGLLEKGLRKRFGLDKAL, from the coding sequence ATGCCTATCGCTCTTATCACCGGATGTTCCAGCGGCATTGGCCGGGCGTTGGCGCAAGTGTTTAAAACGGCAGGCTATGAAGTGTGGGCCACCGCGCGTAAAGCTGACGATGTAGCTGCACTAACGGCAGCTGGTTTCTCTGCCGTTGATCTGGACGTCAACGATGGTGCGGCCCTTGAGCGCTTGGCAATGAAGCTCGGAGCGTACGGTGGGCTTGACCTGCTGATCAATAACGCGGGGTATGGCGCGATGGGTCCGTTGCTGGATGGCGGTGTGGATGCCATGCGCCGTCAGTTTGAAACCAACGTATTTTCTGTGGTCGGCGTGACTCAGGCGCTGCTCCCATTGTTACGCCAAAGCAAGGGAATGGTGGTGAACATCGGCAGCGTTTCGGGGGTTCTGGTGACGCCCTTCGCGGGGGCTTATTGTGCGTCGAAAGCCGCCGTGCATGCGCTGAGTGACGCGCTGCGCCTTGAGCTGGCGCCATTTGGTATCAAGGTTATGGAGGTTCAGCCCGGTGCCATCGACACCCGCTTTGCGAGCAATGCGTCCCGTGAGGCTGAGCTGTTAATCGCTGAGTCATCACCTTGGTGGCCGCTTCGCGAGGCGATTCGCGCCAGGGCCAACGCCTCACAAGGCAATCCGACGTCAGCCACAGCGTTCGCTCGGGATTTGCTCAGTGCAGTGCAAAAAGACAAACCACCCCGCTTGCTGCGTTTAGGCAACGGCTGCCGCGCGATGCCATTGATCGCGTGGCTGGTGCCAAAAGGATTGCTGGAGAAAGGACTGCGCAAGCGGTTTGGTTTGGATAAAGCGTTGTGA
- a CDS encoding HlyD family secretion protein — translation MKKLFSLTATLLVLALAIWIGHSLWVNYMNTPWTRDGRVRADVINVAADVTGTVVDVAVRDNQQVKKGDLLMQIDPDHYQLAVKEAQANVASRKATWEMRKLNASRRADMDSLVISRESRDDSSNIAASAQADYQLAQAQLDAAELNLQRTKVLAPVDGYVTNLNVYRGDYARIGEAKMAVVDMNSFYVYGFFEETKLPHIRVGDPADMQLMSGQLLKGHVESIARAIYDRDNPESRELIADVNPTFNWVRLAQRVPVRIHLDSVPDGVMLAAGSTCTVIVNPGVN, via the coding sequence ATGAAAAAGCTCTTCAGTCTGACCGCCACGTTACTGGTCCTGGCCTTGGCCATCTGGATCGGTCATAGCCTGTGGGTTAACTACATGAACACACCTTGGACCCGCGATGGTCGCGTGCGTGCCGATGTGATCAACGTGGCGGCCGACGTGACCGGGACCGTGGTCGACGTGGCGGTGCGTGATAACCAGCAGGTGAAGAAGGGGGATCTGTTGATGCAAATCGACCCCGATCATTACCAGCTTGCAGTCAAAGAAGCGCAGGCGAACGTGGCCTCCCGCAAAGCCACGTGGGAGATGCGCAAACTCAACGCCAGTCGCCGCGCGGACATGGACAGCCTGGTGATTTCCCGCGAGAGTCGCGACGACTCCAGCAATATCGCCGCCTCTGCTCAAGCCGATTATCAGTTGGCCCAAGCGCAACTCGACGCGGCAGAACTCAACCTGCAACGCACCAAGGTATTGGCGCCGGTTGACGGCTACGTCACCAACCTCAATGTGTACCGCGGTGATTACGCGCGCATTGGCGAAGCGAAAATGGCCGTGGTCGACATGAACTCGTTTTATGTCTACGGCTTTTTCGAAGAAACGAAATTACCGCACATCCGCGTCGGCGACCCGGCTGACATGCAGTTAATGAGCGGTCAGTTGCTAAAAGGCCACGTCGAAAGCATTGCCCGCGCAATTTACGACCGCGATAACCCTGAAAGCCGCGAACTGATCGCCGACGTCAACCCGACCTTCAACTGGGTCCGCCTGGCGCAACGCGTGCCGGTGCGAATCCACCTGGACAGCGTACCGGACGGCGTGATGTTAGCGGCGGGCAGCACCTGCACCGTGATCGTGAATCCAGGGGTTAACTGA
- a CDS encoding DUF1656 domain-containing protein yields MPREIAFHGLYMPTVTVMFLVATVLAWVLDRILSAFDLYRFFWHPALLRLSMFACIFGALGLSVYG; encoded by the coding sequence ATGCCTCGTGAAATAGCGTTCCACGGCCTCTACATGCCGACCGTGACCGTGATGTTTTTGGTCGCGACGGTGCTGGCCTGGGTGCTGGACAGAATTCTGTCGGCGTTTGATTTGTACCGTTTTTTCTGGCACCCGGCGTTGTTGCGCTTAAGCATGTTTGCATGCATCTTCGGCGCCCTGGGGCTGTCGGTTTACGGTTGA
- a CDS encoding FUSC family protein, whose translation MISFFRSLEWRREFFAWARSDGVTWIYIFKVLFAAFVTYWIALRLELPQPRTSMITVFIVMQLQSGHVFAKSFYRIIGTLAGSAMMVLLMSLFAQNSELFLGSLALWVGFCSAGAARYRNLRAYSFVLAGYTAAMIGLPALAHPEGAFLAAVWRVLEICLGIVCSTIVSAAILPQSTSAAMRNALYQRFGVFARFAADGIRGLSERTAFEASNVRFITEAVGLEGLRSVTVFEDPHMRRRNGRLNRLNSEFMAITTRFNALHQLLERLRSRGLTQVESAIEPGLATLAELLDGFAGRALTIPDAASLERKLAAYKVSLPDQVRSLREILVMGRPSAADLLDFHTAFELLYRFVNDLHNYAQTHASLADHHHVREQWNESFKSTTSWLSSAASGIRATFIVGALSAYWLATAWPSGMTMILVSAATVALSATTPNPKRMAFQMACGTLMAAVFGFIETFFVFPYIDGFPLLCVVLSPVFVVGAFLASRPQWAGIGLGLLIFFSIESIPSNMTLFDPYLYVNDYIAMVIGMLVCAAAGAIILPPNSRWLWRRLELHLRRQVLFAISAPLRGLGTGFESRTRDLLHQAYGLAAGQPQVQRGLLRWMFVVLEVGHAIIELRREQEVLPDFTCYAEYQPWRHAIRLMGRSLVRLFVQPGRNNLERSLSAVNHAIVCVQLTDEPFAPHFETSALRRVESYLHFIRTSLLDPQSPLAAFAVNREPQGLPHAS comes from the coding sequence ATGATCAGCTTCTTCCGTTCTCTTGAATGGCGTCGCGAGTTTTTTGCATGGGCGCGCAGCGATGGCGTGACTTGGATTTACATCTTCAAAGTGCTGTTCGCGGCCTTTGTGACCTATTGGATCGCGCTTCGGCTGGAGTTGCCGCAACCGCGCACGTCGATGATCACCGTGTTCATCGTCATGCAGCTGCAAAGCGGGCATGTGTTCGCTAAAAGCTTTTATCGGATTATTGGCACCCTGGCCGGCTCGGCCATGATGGTGCTGTTAATGTCCTTGTTCGCCCAAAACAGCGAGCTGTTCCTCGGTAGCCTGGCGTTGTGGGTCGGTTTTTGCTCGGCGGGCGCCGCGCGTTATCGAAACCTGCGGGCCTACAGTTTTGTCCTCGCCGGTTACACCGCAGCGATGATCGGCTTGCCCGCGTTGGCGCACCCGGAAGGTGCCTTCTTGGCGGCGGTTTGGCGGGTTCTGGAAATTTGTCTCGGGATTGTCTGCTCGACAATCGTCAGCGCCGCGATTCTGCCGCAAAGCACCAGCGCCGCCATGCGCAACGCGCTCTATCAACGTTTCGGCGTATTTGCCCGATTTGCCGCTGATGGCATACGTGGCCTCAGCGAGCGGACAGCCTTCGAAGCAAGCAACGTTCGCTTCATCACCGAAGCCGTCGGGTTGGAAGGTCTGCGCAGCGTCACGGTGTTTGAAGACCCGCACATGCGTCGTCGCAACGGCCGATTGAATCGTCTGAACAGCGAATTTATGGCCATTACCACCCGCTTCAACGCCCTGCATCAATTGCTCGAGCGGTTACGCTCACGGGGCTTGACCCAAGTGGAGTCCGCCATCGAACCAGGTCTTGCAACATTGGCCGAATTGCTCGACGGTTTCGCCGGACGCGCATTAACCATTCCTGATGCCGCCTCACTCGAACGCAAATTGGCGGCCTACAAAGTCAGCCTGCCGGATCAGGTGCGCAGCCTGCGTGAGATCTTGGTGATGGGCCGTCCGAGCGCTGCGGACTTGTTGGATTTTCACACTGCGTTTGAGCTGCTGTACCGCTTCGTCAATGACCTGCACAACTACGCGCAAACCCACGCATCACTGGCCGATCACCACCATGTTCGCGAACAGTGGAATGAGTCATTCAAGTCCACCACCAGTTGGCTGTCCTCCGCCGCATCGGGCATTCGTGCCACGTTCATCGTTGGCGCGCTCAGTGCGTATTGGTTAGCCACTGCTTGGCCGAGCGGGATGACCATGATCCTGGTGTCGGCGGCAACGGTCGCGTTGTCTGCCACCACGCCGAACCCCAAGCGCATGGCGTTCCAAATGGCCTGCGGCACGTTGATGGCAGCGGTTTTCGGCTTCATTGAAACCTTCTTTGTTTTTCCCTACATCGACGGCTTTCCATTGCTCTGCGTGGTGTTGTCTCCGGTATTCGTCGTCGGTGCCTTTCTCGCCTCACGACCACAGTGGGCCGGTATCGGGCTTGGGTTGCTAATATTTTTCAGCATCGAATCGATACCCAGCAACATGACCCTGTTTGACCCTTATTTGTACGTCAATGATTACATCGCGATGGTCATCGGCATGTTGGTCTGTGCCGCTGCCGGCGCAATTATCCTGCCGCCCAACAGCCGTTGGTTGTGGCGTCGGCTGGAGCTTCATCTGCGTCGGCAAGTGCTGTTTGCCATCAGCGCACCGCTGCGCGGCTTGGGCACGGGTTTCGAAAGTCGTACCCGCGATCTGCTGCATCAGGCGTATGGTCTGGCTGCCGGACAACCGCAGGTGCAGCGTGGATTATTGCGCTGGATGTTCGTGGTGCTGGAAGTGGGTCACGCGATTATCGAGTTGCGCCGTGAACAAGAGGTGCTGCCGGATTTTACCTGTTATGCCGAATACCAGCCCTGGCGCCACGCGATCCGGCTTATGGGCCGTTCGCTAGTACGATTATTCGTTCAGCCTGGCCGGAACAATCTTGAACGCAGCTTGAGCGCGGTCAATCACGCTATCGTCTGCGTGCAGCTAACCGACGAACCCTTCGCCCCGCACTTCGAAACCTCCGCGTTACGCAGGGTCGAAAGTTATTTGCACTTCATCCGTACTTCGTTGCTCGACCCGCAATCACCGCTGGCGGCCTTCGCGGTCAACCGTGAGCCGCAAGGACTTCCACATGCCTCGTGA
- a CDS encoding efflux transporter outer membrane subunit, which produces MPRRMSRGLKPLFVIALSLTIGGCIGTGGIGPQEHSLPANELATDEAIQNAAKEAHWPASQWWRAYGDEQLNSWIELAAKGSPSLAMAAARVRQAKALAGVAESAESLRINGDSTLKRHNWPTDQFYGPGQLANTSTWDNNASMGLSYSLDLWGQESNTTERALDLAHMSAAEARLAQLELQNDIIRAYIQLSLNYAQRDIVEATLAQQEQILQLAQRRFNGGLGTHFEISEAQTPLPETHRQIDSLDEAIALSGNQLAALAGKGPGEGARLKRPTLSLQTALKLPSSLPVALLGQRPDVVASRWRVAAQARGIDVAHAGFYPNVDLASSLGFVATGGGMLSFLAGNKFNYSVGPAITLPIFDGGRLRSELGEASAGYDIAVAQYNQTLVTALKEISDQLIRRESMAKQQAFAAESVAAAQKTYDIAKVAYTRGLTDYLSVLNAQTLLFRQQQIQQQVQAARLTAHAELVVALGGGLSAGSDSPKEEKTLPSKVPAALAAFDH; this is translated from the coding sequence GTGCCGCGTCGCATGTCCAGAGGGCTCAAACCCCTATTTGTTATCGCTCTTTCGCTGACTATCGGCGGCTGTATCGGAACCGGGGGCATTGGCCCTCAGGAGCATTCCCTTCCAGCCAACGAATTAGCAACTGACGAAGCAATCCAGAATGCCGCCAAAGAGGCGCACTGGCCTGCTTCGCAATGGTGGCGCGCCTACGGAGACGAGCAGCTTAATAGCTGGATCGAACTGGCCGCCAAAGGTAGCCCAAGCCTGGCAATGGCCGCAGCGCGTGTGCGTCAGGCCAAGGCCTTGGCGGGTGTCGCCGAGTCCGCAGAATCGTTGCGCATTAATGGCGATTCGACCCTCAAACGACATAACTGGCCAACCGACCAATTCTACGGTCCAGGTCAGCTGGCGAATACCAGCACTTGGGACAACAATGCGTCGATGGGTCTGAGCTATTCCCTTGACCTCTGGGGTCAGGAAAGTAATACCACCGAGCGTGCGTTGGATTTGGCCCACATGAGTGCTGCCGAAGCGCGTTTGGCTCAACTTGAGCTGCAAAACGATATCATCCGCGCCTATATCCAGTTGTCGCTGAATTACGCACAGCGCGACATCGTTGAAGCAACGTTGGCCCAGCAAGAACAAATCCTGCAACTGGCGCAGAGACGCTTTAACGGCGGGCTCGGTACTCATTTCGAAATCAGTGAGGCCCAAACCCCGTTGCCCGAAACCCATCGTCAGATTGACTCCCTGGACGAGGCCATTGCACTGAGCGGTAATCAACTCGCCGCGCTGGCGGGTAAAGGACCGGGGGAGGGTGCACGCCTGAAACGCCCGACACTGTCGTTGCAAACTGCGTTGAAACTGCCTTCATCACTGCCCGTGGCCTTACTCGGCCAGCGTCCCGACGTGGTGGCCAGCCGCTGGCGGGTTGCGGCTCAAGCGCGTGGCATTGACGTTGCGCACGCTGGTTTCTATCCCAACGTTGATTTGGCCAGCAGCCTCGGTTTCGTTGCAACCGGAGGTGGGATGTTGTCATTCCTGGCGGGTAACAAATTCAACTACAGCGTCGGACCGGCCATTACCTTACCGATCTTCGACGGCGGCCGTTTGCGCTCGGAATTGGGCGAAGCCTCTGCCGGTTATGACATTGCTGTGGCGCAGTACAACCAGACGTTGGTTACCGCGTTGAAAGAAATTTCAGACCAATTGATTCGCCGTGAGTCGATGGCCAAGCAGCAAGCGTTTGCGGCTGAGTCCGTGGCCGCAGCGCAAAAGACCTATGACATAGCGAAGGTTGCTTACACCCGTGGGCTGACGGATTACTTGAGCGTGCTAAACGCGCAGACATTGTTGTTCCGCCAACAACAGATTCAACAACAGGTCCAGGCGGCACGCCTGACAGCACATGCGGAATTGGTGGTGGCCTTGGGCGGCGGTTTGTCAGCGGGTTCTGATTCACCTAAAGAAGAGAAGACCCTGCCGTCGAAGGTCCCGGCTGCACTTGCGGCGTTTGACCATTGA